CACCATGCGCCAACGGGCCCCGTGGACGGGGCAGGTGGGCACGCCCTCCTGGTCGGGGCTGGGGGCGCCGCAGCGCTCGCAGTGCAGGACCGTCACCCGGCGAACCTAGCGAGGCGTCCTCGTGGCGCCTCGGCGGGCGCTCGCGACCGTGGCCGTGTGGCCCGCTCCCGCACCCGGCGGGACCGGGTCCCTCGCCCGGTGGGGGCGCCCCGTGGCGCCTCGGCGGGCGCTCGCTACCGTGGCCGTGTGGCCCACTCCCGCACCCGGCGGATCCTGGTCCGCCGCCACGACGACGGCGCCTCCCGGCGGGCGCCCGACGAGGTCGCCGTCGAGGAGCCCCTCGAGATCCGCCTCGACGGCCACGTGGTGACCACCACCATGCGCACGCCCGGCGACGACCACGAGCTGGGGGTGGGCTTCACCTGGGCCGAGGGCCTGCTCGACGGGGCCCGCCTGGGCGGGGTGCGGTCCTGCGGGCTGGGCCTCGACGCCCGGGCCGCGTTCAACATCGTCGACGTCGACACCGGCGGCACGGCCGAGCCCCCCACGCCCCGCCTCACGCCGACCACGGCGGCCTGCGGCGTCTGCGGGGTGGCGTCGGTCGAGGACATGCTCGACCGCCTGCGCCCCCTCGACCGCACCGTCGACGTGCCGGTGGAGGTCATGCTGGCGGTGGCCGACCGCGTGCGCCCCGCCCAGGAGCTGTTCAGCACCACCGGAGGCGTCCACGCCGCCTGCGCCTTCCACCCCGACGGCGAGCCCCTCGTGGTGCGAGAGGACATCGGGCGCCACAACGCGGTGGACAAGGTGGTCGGCCGGCTCCACCTCGACGGGCGACTCCCGGCCGCCGACCTGGGCCTGTTCGTCTCCGGGCGGGCCGGCTTCGAGATCGTGCAGAAGGCCTGGGCCGCGGGCTTCGGGACCGTGGTCGCGGTGGGCGCCCCCACCTCGCTCTCGGTGGAGGTGGCCCACATGGCCGGCATCACCCTCGCCGCCTTCCTCCGCCCCGGGGGCATCAACGTCTACGCCGGCGAGCCGGCCCGGACCT
Above is a window of Iamia majanohamensis DNA encoding:
- a CDS encoding formate dehydrogenase accessory sulfurtransferase FdhD, producing MAHSRTRRILVRRHDDGASRRAPDEVAVEEPLEIRLDGHVVTTTMRTPGDDHELGVGFTWAEGLLDGARLGGVRSCGLGLDARAAFNIVDVDTGGTAEPPTPRLTPTTAACGVCGVASVEDMLDRLRPLDRTVDVPVEVMLAVADRVRPAQELFSTTGGVHAACAFHPDGEPLVVREDIGRHNAVDKVVGRLHLDGRLPAADLGLFVSGRAGFEIVQKAWAAGFGTVVAVGAPTSLSVEVAHMAGITLAAFLRPGGINVYAGEPART